A stretch of Amycolatopsis balhimycina FH 1894 DNA encodes these proteins:
- a CDS encoding lactonase family protein encodes MTMTGLSRRTFLGAAGAAGAATVLGTQFADAATTEKGCFAGTTVYIGSYTTGATGHGLDVATRSGAALSLLRTIPGITDTSWFDRGADGKTLYVTNEGDPSGYVSALNIADVTKPKLLNKVSSKGGAPTHLSVHSSGKYVLAANYSSGSVVVLPILAGGKLGPATDLVTHHGAERDAHAHQVVNDPSGRWVLAVDLGADSVYVYGFAAGKLSLHQQLKLPSGAGPRHLAFDRTGKFAYILGELRAEVTVASWDAAAGKLKALSVVPAVPAGSTGDRFPGEILVSNDGKFVYATVRGPNTLATFTASGATLKLVSNVPTGGNWPRHVALDPSESRFYVSNQRSGTVTWLPRDPATGLPGAVAGQLAVGSVNSVYFA; translated from the coding sequence ATGACGATGACCGGACTTTCCCGTCGCACGTTCCTCGGCGCCGCCGGAGCCGCGGGTGCGGCAACCGTTCTCGGCACGCAGTTCGCCGACGCGGCCACCACGGAGAAGGGCTGCTTCGCCGGAACGACCGTGTACATCGGCAGCTACACCACCGGGGCGACCGGGCACGGCCTCGACGTCGCCACCCGTTCGGGCGCGGCGCTGTCCCTGCTCCGGACGATCCCGGGGATCACCGACACGTCGTGGTTCGACCGCGGCGCCGACGGCAAGACGCTGTACGTCACCAACGAAGGCGACCCGTCCGGTTACGTCTCGGCACTGAACATCGCCGACGTCACGAAACCGAAGCTGCTCAACAAGGTTTCGTCGAAGGGCGGCGCGCCGACGCACCTTTCGGTGCATTCGAGCGGGAAGTACGTGCTGGCCGCGAACTACAGCTCGGGCAGCGTCGTCGTGCTGCCGATCCTGGCCGGCGGCAAGCTCGGACCGGCCACGGACCTCGTCACCCACCACGGTGCCGAGCGGGACGCGCACGCCCACCAGGTCGTCAACGACCCGAGCGGCCGCTGGGTGCTGGCGGTCGACCTGGGTGCGGACTCGGTGTACGTCTACGGCTTCGCCGCCGGGAAGCTTTCGCTGCACCAGCAGCTGAAGCTGCCGTCGGGCGCCGGGCCGCGGCACCTCGCGTTCGACCGCACCGGGAAGTTCGCCTACATCCTGGGCGAACTGCGGGCGGAGGTGACGGTGGCGAGCTGGGACGCGGCGGCCGGGAAGCTGAAAGCGCTCTCCGTCGTCCCGGCCGTGCCCGCCGGGAGCACCGGCGACCGGTTCCCTGGCGAGATCCTCGTGTCGAACGACGGGAAGTTCGTCTACGCGACCGTCCGTGGTCCGAACACCCTGGCCACGTTCACGGCCTCCGGCGCCACGCTGAAGCTGGTGTCGAACGTGCCCACCGGCGGCAACTGGCCGCGGCACGTGGCCCTCGACCCGTCCGAAAGCCGGTTCTACGTCTCGAACCAGCGTTCCGGCACCGTCACCTGGCTGCCGCGTGACCCGGCCACCGGCTTGCCCGGCGCGGTCGCCGGCCAACTGGCCGTCGGCAGCGTCAACTCCGTCTACTTCGCCTGA
- a CDS encoding GntP family permease translates to MIHWLQHTTGGLLTLAAVSIAVLLALIIKLRLEPFIALIVVGLLTALAAGLPVGTIVGSAQKASDSLLEKGFGSILGHITAIIGLGTILGSILERSGGAKVLTGALLRSFGEKRAPLAMGVAGFVFGIPVFFDIGIFVLAPLVYVAAKQGGKSLVLYAMPLLAGLSITHAFLPPHPGPVAAAGLLHVELGWIILMGLACGIPAFLIGGVLYSTWIGKRIVVDVPEDMVFAEEEGEQEENPPSLGLVAAIIAVPLVLILAGTFGSIWLPKGSALAGVAAFIGTPAVALTVAVLLASWLLGLRRGFTGKDLNELAAKSLRPVAMILLVVGAGAFFGAVLSATGIGKAVADSLHDAGLPVLLAAYVISCGMRIAQGSATVAIVTTSGIIAPSVAQLGYSQIQLALLVMAISAGSIIASHVNDGGFWIVSRYFNLTVPQTLKSWTALETVLSVSGFGVSALLMAVV, encoded by the coding sequence ATGATCCACTGGCTGCAACACACCACCGGCGGCCTGCTCACGCTCGCCGCCGTCTCGATCGCCGTCCTGCTGGCGCTGATCATCAAGCTGCGGCTCGAACCCTTCATCGCCCTCATCGTCGTCGGCCTGCTCACCGCGCTGGCCGCGGGCCTGCCCGTCGGGACGATCGTCGGGTCGGCCCAGAAGGCGTCGGACTCCCTGCTGGAAAAGGGGTTCGGCAGCATCCTCGGGCACATCACGGCGATCATCGGCCTCGGCACGATCCTCGGGTCGATCCTGGAACGCTCGGGCGGCGCGAAGGTGCTCACCGGCGCGCTGCTGCGGTCGTTCGGCGAGAAACGGGCACCGCTGGCGATGGGCGTGGCCGGGTTCGTCTTCGGCATCCCGGTGTTCTTCGACATCGGCATCTTCGTGCTCGCCCCGCTCGTCTACGTCGCCGCGAAGCAGGGTGGCAAGTCGCTGGTGCTGTACGCGATGCCGCTGCTGGCCGGCCTGTCGATCACGCACGCCTTCTTGCCGCCGCACCCGGGTCCGGTGGCCGCGGCCGGGCTGCTGCACGTCGAGCTCGGCTGGATCATCCTGATGGGCCTGGCCTGCGGGATCCCCGCGTTCCTCATCGGCGGCGTGCTGTACTCGACGTGGATCGGCAAGCGGATCGTCGTCGACGTGCCGGAGGACATGGTCTTCGCCGAAGAAGAGGGCGAGCAGGAAGAGAACCCGCCGTCGCTGGGCCTGGTCGCCGCGATCATCGCGGTGCCGCTGGTGCTGATCCTGGCCGGCACGTTCGGCAGCATCTGGCTGCCGAAGGGCTCGGCGCTCGCCGGGGTCGCCGCGTTCATCGGGACCCCGGCGGTCGCGCTGACCGTCGCCGTCCTGCTCGCGTCCTGGCTGCTCGGCCTGCGGCGCGGGTTCACCGGCAAGGACCTCAACGAGCTGGCCGCGAAGTCGCTGCGGCCGGTGGCGATGATCCTGCTGGTCGTCGGCGCGGGCGCGTTCTTCGGCGCGGTGCTCTCGGCGACCGGGATCGGCAAGGCCGTGGCCGACTCGCTGCACGACGCCGGGCTGCCCGTGCTGCTCGCGGCGTACGTCATCAGCTGCGGCATGCGCATCGCGCAGGGCTCGGCGACCGTCGCCATCGTGACCACGAGCGGGATCATCGCGCCGAGCGTGGCCCAGCTCGGCTACTCGCAGATCCAGCTGGCCCTGCTCGTGATGGCGATCTCGGCCGGGTCGATCATCGCCTCGCACGTCAACGACGGCGGGTTCTGGATCGTCTCGCGGTACTTCAACCTCACCGTGCCGCAGACCCTCAAGTCCTGGACTGCGCTGGAAACCGTGCTTTCCGTTTCGGGATTCGGGGTTTCGGCATTGCTCATGGCCGTGGTCTAA
- a CDS encoding N-acyl-D-amino-acid deacylase family protein: MDVVFRGALVADGTGDALTRHDVGVTGEKIASVAEAGSLAGRRTIDADGLVLAPGFIDMHSHSDLQLLVNPDHPAKITQGVTTEVLGQDGLSYAPVDDVVLEALRQQLAGWNDDPPGFDWNWRSVGEYLDRLDQGVAVNAAYLVPQGTVRMLAVGWDDRPATDAELNRMKELVATGLAEGAMGMSSGLTYTPGMYAETSELVELCRVVGERGGFYSPHHRSYGKGALAAFAEMIDVSRRSGCPLHLAHATMNFSVNKGKAPDLLKLLDDALDDGCDISLDTYPYLPGATYLSALLPSWAAEGGLDATLTRLSDVDERERIRAAIEESGSDGAHGVPIDWDAIEINGVRNERNAHLVGHSVAASARTAGTTPANLYFDTLLDERLGTSCLMHVGHEENVQAIMRHSTHTGGSDGLLVGARPHPRAWGTFPRYLARYVRELGVLDLAECVAHLTGRAARRLRLADRGLVRAGYAADLVLFDPETITDTATFDDPRQAAAGITSVFVNGVAALDDGRPTGALAGRSLRNPGRAR; this comes from the coding sequence ATGGACGTCGTCTTCCGGGGCGCGCTGGTCGCCGACGGCACCGGCGACGCGCTCACCCGGCACGACGTCGGCGTCACCGGCGAGAAGATCGCGAGCGTCGCCGAAGCCGGTTCGCTCGCCGGGCGCCGGACGATCGACGCCGACGGGCTCGTGCTCGCGCCCGGGTTCATCGACATGCATTCGCACTCCGACCTGCAGCTGCTGGTCAACCCGGACCACCCGGCCAAGATCACCCAGGGCGTGACGACCGAGGTACTCGGCCAGGACGGGCTTTCGTACGCACCCGTCGACGACGTCGTGCTCGAAGCACTCCGGCAGCAGCTCGCGGGCTGGAACGACGACCCGCCGGGCTTCGACTGGAACTGGCGCTCGGTCGGCGAGTACCTCGACCGCCTCGACCAGGGCGTCGCCGTCAACGCGGCGTACCTGGTGCCACAGGGCACGGTCCGGATGCTCGCCGTCGGCTGGGACGACCGCCCCGCCACGGACGCCGAGCTGAACCGGATGAAGGAACTCGTCGCCACCGGGCTGGCCGAGGGCGCGATGGGGATGTCGTCCGGCCTCACCTACACGCCCGGGATGTACGCGGAGACGAGCGAGCTGGTCGAGCTGTGCCGGGTGGTCGGCGAGCGGGGCGGGTTCTACAGCCCGCACCACCGCAGCTACGGCAAGGGCGCGCTGGCGGCGTTCGCCGAAATGATCGACGTTTCGCGCCGGTCCGGCTGTCCCCTGCACCTGGCGCACGCGACGATGAACTTCTCGGTCAACAAGGGCAAGGCGCCCGACCTGCTGAAGCTCCTCGACGACGCCCTCGACGACGGCTGCGACATCTCCCTGGACACCTACCCGTACCTGCCGGGCGCGACCTACCTCTCGGCGCTGCTGCCGAGCTGGGCCGCCGAAGGCGGCCTCGACGCCACCCTGACCCGGCTGTCCGATGTGGACGAACGCGAGCGGATCCGCGCGGCGATCGAGGAGTCCGGTTCGGACGGTGCGCACGGCGTCCCGATCGACTGGGACGCCATCGAAATCAACGGCGTCCGCAACGAACGCAACGCCCACCTCGTCGGGCACAGCGTCGCCGCGTCCGCGCGAACGGCCGGAACCACCCCGGCGAACCTGTACTTCGACACGCTGCTCGACGAACGGCTCGGGACGTCGTGCCTGATGCACGTCGGGCACGAGGAGAACGTCCAGGCCATCATGCGGCACTCCACGCACACCGGCGGCAGCGACGGGCTGCTCGTCGGCGCGCGGCCGCACCCGCGAGCGTGGGGCACCTTCCCCCGCTACCTCGCCCGGTACGTCCGCGAACTGGGCGTGCTGGACCTCGCCGAGTGCGTCGCCCACCTGACCGGGCGGGCCGCGCGGCGGCTGCGGCTGGCCGACCGCGGGCTGGTCCGCGCCGGGTACGCCGCCGACCTCGTGCTGTTCGACCCCGAAACGATCACCGACACCGCCACCTTCGACGATCCCCGGCAGGCTGCCGCCGGGATCACCTCCGTCTTCGTCAACGGCGTCGCCGCCCTCGACGACGGCCGTCCCACCGGCGCCCTCGCCGGCCGTTCCCTGCGCAACCCCGGGAGAGCCCGATGA
- a CDS encoding amino acid deaminase, whose product MNPCLIDPAALDALRQERIDWRFRSAAPALGGLTLDEAADRRLNLFTDGFFAPFVVLDDEALEHNLRTMAEWCLARGVVLAPHGKTTMAPQLFARQIEHGAWGVTCANAGHLRIYRAFGVSRILLANQFLDPSGLRWLAAELAADPAFEFLCWVDSVRGVELMTEALRGAGRPVDVLVELGAEGGRTGVRDTATALAIAEAVDASPVLRLRGTGGYEGALSHDTDEAALAKISSYVDGLRELAISFADKGLLDGQIIVTAGGSAYFDQVANELTKPWPAGLDVLPVLRSGAYLTHDDGFYREISPLGDHPRIDGVDSFRPALRAWAQVTSKPSDTLALLTLGKRDASFDEGMPEPQLRRTPAGPAEPLEGHVVAKMNDQHAFLTLPPGSPVEVGDWIGLGLSHPCTVFDKWPLLPVTAADGETVVGYVRTWF is encoded by the coding sequence ATGAATCCTTGCCTGATCGACCCCGCCGCGCTCGACGCCCTCCGCCAGGAGCGGATCGACTGGCGTTTTCGCTCGGCCGCGCCCGCGCTGGGCGGCCTCACCCTGGACGAAGCCGCGGACCGCCGGCTCAACCTGTTCACCGACGGGTTCTTCGCCCCCTTCGTCGTCCTCGACGACGAAGCGCTCGAGCACAACCTGCGGACGATGGCCGAGTGGTGCCTCGCCCGCGGTGTGGTCCTCGCCCCGCACGGCAAGACGACCATGGCACCGCAGCTGTTCGCGCGCCAGATCGAGCACGGCGCGTGGGGTGTGACCTGCGCGAACGCCGGCCACCTCCGGATCTACCGCGCCTTCGGCGTCTCGCGGATCCTGCTGGCCAACCAGTTCCTCGACCCGTCGGGCCTGCGGTGGCTGGCCGCCGAGCTGGCGGCGGACCCGGCGTTCGAGTTCCTCTGCTGGGTCGACTCGGTCCGCGGCGTCGAGCTGATGACCGAAGCCCTGCGAGGAGCCGGACGCCCGGTCGACGTCCTGGTCGAGCTGGGCGCCGAGGGCGGCCGCACCGGCGTCCGCGACACCGCCACCGCGCTGGCGATCGCCGAAGCGGTGGACGCGAGCCCGGTGCTGCGCCTGCGCGGCACCGGCGGCTACGAGGGCGCGCTCTCGCACGACACCGACGAAGCCGCGCTCGCGAAGATCAGCTCCTATGTGGACGGCCTGCGTGAGCTCGCGATCTCGTTCGCGGACAAGGGACTCCTCGACGGGCAGATCATCGTCACCGCCGGTGGCAGCGCGTACTTCGACCAGGTCGCGAACGAACTCACGAAACCGTGGCCGGCGGGTCTCGACGTGCTGCCCGTGCTGCGCAGCGGCGCGTACCTCACCCACGACGACGGCTTCTACCGCGAGATCTCCCCGCTCGGCGACCACCCGCGCATCGACGGCGTCGACTCCTTCCGGCCCGCGCTCCGGGCGTGGGCGCAGGTGACGTCGAAGCCGTCGGACACCCTCGCCCTGCTGACCCTCGGCAAACGCGACGCGTCCTTCGACGAGGGCATGCCCGAGCCGCAGCTGCGCCGGACGCCGGCCGGGCCCGCGGAGCCGCTCGAAGGGCACGTCGTCGCGAAGATGAACGACCAGCACGCCTTCCTCACCCTTCCCCCGGGCTCCCCGGTCGAGGTCGGCGACTGGATCGGCCTCGGCCTGTCCCACCCCTGCACGGTGTTCGACAAGTGGCCGCTGCTGCCGGTGACCGCGGCCGACGGCGAAACCGTCGTCGGCTACGTCCGGACGTGGTTCTGA